From the Brachyhypopomus gauderio isolate BG-103 chromosome 5, BGAUD_0.2, whole genome shotgun sequence genome, one window contains:
- the LOC143515315 gene encoding inter-alpha-trypsin inhibitor-like → MRNLSTFLIFAIFCCIKGQAASPSLCDQPKDEGTGTDVVVYLYYNKTADKCYPFRYQGQGGNSNRFIAEVYCMKNCSARAESIYPTDRSKACHFEKASGECYASYLRYYYDSVNGKCKTFSWTGCVGNGNRFLDLDHCNSTCFGIQGEGHEKEEDVESDTPLGLILGVVLGIVGVIILIVVLALMLKNSSRTTVSGSLPCPCPVRRS, encoded by the exons ATGAGGAATCTAAGCACATTTTTGATTTTTGCAATATTCTGCTGTATCAAGGGACAGGCTGCCAGCCCAT CTCTTTGTGACCAGCCAAAAGACGAGGGAACAGGAACAGATGTTGTAGTCTACTTGTACTACAACAAGACTGCAGACAAGTGCTATCCATTCCGATACCAGGGCCAGGGAGGAAATTCAAACCGCTTCATTGCTGAGGTGTACTGCATGAAAAACTGCTCAGCCAGGGCTGAGTCTATATATCCAACAGACA GAAGCAAAGCTTGCCACTTTGAAAAGGCTTCAGGAGAATGCTATGCCTCATACCTGCGATACTACTATGATTCTGTAAATGGAAAGTGCAAAACATTCTCTTGGACTGGTTGTGTGGGCAACGGAAACCGATTTTTGGATTTGGATCATTGCAATTCTACATGTTTTGGAATTCAAG GTGAAGGTCATGAGAAGGAAGAGGATGTGGAATCAGACACACCACTTG GTCTCATTTTGGGAGTTGTTTTAGGCATTGTAGGAGTCATCATTCTCATCGTCGTGCTTGCTCTGATGCTGAAGAACAG CTCCAGGACTACAGTGAGtgggtccctgccttgtccctgcccagtgaggaggagctaa